The Bacteroides ovatus genomic interval CCAATCTTAATCCAGACGTTTCGTTTAAATCATACTTATTTACGATTGCATATCATTTTCTCCTAAAAGAAATGCGCCGTCAGTTAAATAACCCCTTGATGGAAGATTACGTTGAATATCTTAATCGGTCGTCTACAGAAACAGCTGAAGCTGAATCATTGATGTGCTATGACCAATTTGTAAATGCATTAGAAAAAGGAAAACAACACCTATCTCCTCGTCAACGTATCATATTCGAAATGAATAAAGAATATGGTATGTCAATTTCTGAAATTTCTGAAAAATTGTCGATAACTAACCAAGTCGTGAGAAATCAATTATGTATGGCTCTAAAAATTCTCCGTGTAGAATTGCGTCAATATTATCCTCTTCTTCTTCTCTTCCTGAAAGATATTTGAAAGTTCTCTTGTTTATGTGTTTTATAACATAATACTTTTGATGTTACATTTAGCTTACTTGTGGATATAACATATAAAATGTTATAAATATGCACATAGTAAATAAAGCAAAAGACTTATTAAAGAAGTTTCAGTCCGGTAATCTTTCACTATCGGATTTTAAAGAATTGGTATCAACAGTTAACGACTCGTCTGACCAAGAGTTGGAGGACGTTCTTTTCGAAGAATGGAATAAATTTGATACATATCCTTCTTTATCTCAAGAAAAGATTGACTCCTTGTACTCTCACCTACATAAAAAGATGAAGATCTCACCTTTTTACAAAATAACACGGCACTGGGGA includes:
- a CDS encoding RNA polymerase sigma factor, whose product is MHCETIEKQRKILLSVRNGSEKAYQELYEQWVSRLYGFVFQYLKSKDATDDVVQETFLRIWSNRANLNPDVSFKSYLFTIAYHFLLKEMRRQLNNPLMEDYVEYLNRSSTETAEAESLMCYDQFVNALEKGKQHLSPRQRIIFEMNKEYGMSISEISEKLSITNQVVRNQLCMALKILRVELRQYYPLLLLFLKDI